The stretch of DNA TGGATGCTCCAATGCCGGGTCGGAAAGCGTACGGGACTGGCGGCGATTCGGATCGCCGTGGAAATGGTGCGCGAGGGTCTCATTGCTCGCGAGGAAGCGATTGAACGCGTGGATCCGCCGATGCTCAATCAACTGCTGCGGCCGGTGTTCGATCCCAGTGTCCTCGCGGGTTCAACGCCCATCGCACGCGGCCTGAATGCCGGTCCCGGCGCGGCCACCGGCCGGGTGGTGTTCCATGCGTCCGATGCGGTCGAATGGGCCAAGCGCGGCGATGAAGTCATTCTGGTCCGCATTGAAACGTCTCCCGAAGACATTCGCGGCATGAACGCCGCGCAAGGGATCTTGACTCAGCGGGGCGGCATGACCTCCCATGCGGCTCTGGTGGCCCGTCAAATGGGCAAAGTATGCGTCGTCGGCTGCGGTGAGCTCAATATTGACTACGCGCGGCAGGAAATGTGCGTGCAGGGACAACCCGTGCATCAAGGCGACTGGATCTCCATCAGCGGCAGCACCGGAGACCTCTACGTCGGCCGCATTCCCACCAAGCCTTCGGAAGTCCTGCAGGTTCTTCTCGACAAGTCACTGGCTCCCGAGGAGTCCGCCAGCTATCAGCTTTACAGGAGCCTTCTCGATTGGGCCGATGAGTTTCGTCAGCTTCGTGTGCGCACCAATGCCGATCAGCCCGATCAGGCCGCCAACGGCGTGGCTTTTGGAGCCGAAGGCATCGGTCTTTGCCGCACCGAACACATGTTCTTCGAGGGGGATCGGATTGATATCGTGCGCGAGATGATCCTTGCTGATACCTCCGCCGAACGCAAGCTCGCCCTCAACAAACTGGCGCCGATGCAACGGAGCGATTTCGAGGGAATCTTCCGCGCGATGGCCGACCGTCCGGTTACGATTCGGCTCCTCGATCCGCCGCTCCATGAGTTCCTCCCGCATGGCCCGCAGGCGACCGAAGATCTCGCTCAGCGAATCGGAATGTCCCCGGAGAAAGTCCACCTGAAAGCCGCCAGTCTCGCCGAATCCAATCCCATGCTGGGACACCGCGGCTGTCGGCTCGGAATTCTCTATCCTGAGATCACCGAGATGCAGGCCCGCGCCATCTTTGAAGCGGCGGCCAACGTCCAGAAGGAAGGCGTCGGCGTACTCCCCGAGGTGATGATTCCCCTCGTGATGTCGCTCGGTGAGTTCCATCTTCAGGCTGAAATCGTGCGTCGCGTGGCGGACGAAGTCATGAAAGAAACCGGACAGGTCATCAACTATCTCGTGGGCACCATGATCGAGCTTCCTCGCGCGGCCTTGGTCGCCGGAGAAATCTCGAAGGAAGCGGAGTTCTTCAGCTTCGGCACCAACGATCTCACTCAAACGACCATGGGATTGTCGCGGGATGATTCCGGCAAGTTCCTCCCCTACTATGTGGCCCAACACATTCTTCCGGAGGATCCTTTTGAATCCCTGGATCAAGTGGGAGTGGGGCAACTGGTCCGCATGGCCACCGAACAGGGTCGGGAAAGCCGGCCGAAGCTCAAGGTCGGTATCTGCGGCGAGCACGGCGGTGATCCGCATTCCGTGCATTTTTTCCACGGGATTGGCCTTGACTATGTATCGTGCAGTCCGTTCCGGGTGCCGGTAGCCCGCTTGGCTGCGGCGCAGGCTGCCCTCCGCGAAGCGAAAGCCAAGGGGTAGGATTTCCTGTCGGCCAATGACGCCGAACCGATTCCGAACCATCGCGGAGCCCGGCGACGCGCAGACCCGCGTGCTGGGCTCGCGCTTTCTCGGCACGGCCGTGAAAGTGAATAATGCCGTAGAAACCGCCCGCTTCATCGAGGAGGCTAAGCGACGGTATCACGACGCCACCCACTGGTGTTTCGCGGTGCGCCACGGGGTCGGAAACGAGCAGGTTGAAAAGTCAAGTGACGCGGGCGAACCGCGCGGAACCGCTGGTGTCCCCATTCTGCGGGAAATCCAGAATCGTGATTTAACCAACTGTTTGGTGGTGGTTACGCGCTACTTCGGCGGAACCAAGCTCGGAACCGGAAATCTGGCTCGCGCCTACGCCGAGTGTGCCGCTCTCGCCCTCGATACCGCCGGATGGGTCGAAGAAGAAATCACCTCTCGGATTCATATCGAGTGCGACTACGACGACCAGTCCATCGTGTATCACGTCGCGCGCCGATTCCGCGCCGTTGTTGAACCGTGTTCGTCTTCGATGCGGGTTTGCCTCCTGCTCCACTTGCCCCCCGATGCCGTTCCCGCGGCGACCGCTGCTCTGCAGGAGGAAAGTCGGGGTCGAATTCTTGTGAGAGAACCATAACCGTGGATGCTGCCACCGCCCTCATTCTCGCCTTTGTCTTGTCGGCCTACTATTCGGGAATGGAGACGGCGTTTACTTCATTCGACCGAATTCTGATCACCGGTTGGATTCGCCGACGCCGGATCGGTGCTCGTGTGGCACGTTTCCTCGGTGCTCACCCGGCCCGATTCCTGAGCACGGCTCTCATCGGCACCAACATCTCCAACGTGGCTCTCACCACCCTCGTGGTGGTCTTGGTCGAAGCGTCCGATATTCACACCGCCTGGGTCGTGGTGGCCACGCCCTTTGCGATTCTTATCTTCGCCGAACTCCTTCCCAAGATGTTCGGCTACTCTCTTGCCAATCTCGCGGTTCGCTGGACCTCACTGCCGCTTCTCGTTTCCTACTATATTTTCGCACCCTTTCGCGCGCTCTATGCGCCCGTGACCCGGCCCCTCGCGGGAAGGGGTACGCCCGGTGGCACTCCCTGGAAACGACAGGACCTGGATCAGATTCTGGTCGGCGCCGAAGCTGAGGGAGCCGTTTCGCCGGAAGAGGGCGCGCTGTTGACGCGCTATCTGGATGCTCGTGAGCTGAAAGTCCGGCAGATCATGACTCCCCGAACGCAACTGGTGGCCGTCAGTCGTGATACCCCGCCTGATGAAGTCCGCGAGCTGTTCCGCACCACGAGATACAACGTCATCCCGGTCTATGATGGCGATCTCGACCACGTCATCGGCTACGTGAGCGCCAAGCAGTTCCTGGAACCGTCTCAGTCACTCGATGACCTGATTCGGCCTCTCCATGCCGTCCCCGAGTCGAAGCGGATCGTAGAATTGCTGCATGAGTTCAAGACCGAGCATCGTCAGGCCGCGTTGGTGATTGATGAACATGGCGGAACCGACGGATTCGTTACGTTGAAGGATATCTTGGAGGAGCTCATCGGGTCGGTGGCTGAACGGATAGATCCAAGCCAGCCGGTTATCAAGCGAATCGCGATTGGAAAATATCTCGTCAGCGGGTCAGCCTACCTTGATGACATCGAGCAGATAAGCGGTTGGAAGCCTCCCAAGACCGAGGCTATCACTCTTTCGGGATTATTGTCGGAAGTCCTCGGACGGATCGCCAATGTGGCCGAAGAAATTGAATTTGATAAGGTTATGATTCGAGTCATCCGTCGAACCCCGCGTCGCGTAGAGGCCTGTTTATTCAAGATTAAACAAGAACCATCGCCAGAAGCCGAGGATCGTGGTTGACAAGCTGCTCTGGGGTTGCTATATTATAGTTCTATTGCGGGGTGGAGCAGTCTGGTAGCTCGTTGGGCTCATAACCCAAAGGTCGTAGGTTCAAATCCTACCCCCGCTACCACAACACCGAAGACCGGTTCAGGACTGGACCGGTCTTCGCTTTTTTTGATTTGGCGGAGGTTCTACCGCGCTCCCGTGAGGAGACTCAAACCTCTTGTGGTGAACGACTTCGCTCGGCGGTACATTATTCAAGGAGAAGGAGGTTTCCGTGTATAGTACGAGCCTGTTTCGCAGCATTGTCAATGATTCGTGGGCTCACCCCGAGCGTTTGAATGCCACGTTGGAGCGCATCCAGGAAGTCTTGGAAGTGGTTTTGAAGCAAGATGCTCCGCCCGTCATTGCGGAATGTGTGCAAGTCACCGACAAGAAACGGGATACTCTTACCGACGGCGAAGGAATTCAGATCGCCAAAATCATCAGTCGCTGCTGCAGCGT from bacterium encodes:
- the ppdK gene encoding pyruvate, phosphate dikinase — encoded protein: MNKYVYTFGNRKAEGRADMKALLGGKGANLAEMNLLGMPVPPGFTITTEVCTYYYEHDRTYPETLRDEVNRALQYLEDLTGAKFGDPNNPLLLSVRSGARASMPGMMDTILNLGLNDETVAGLIARSGDARFVYDSYRRFVAMYGDVVLELKPETKEEEDPFEVLLEQKKRQAGVRMDTELTAAQLEELVGEFKWIIRERKGIEFPEDPQQQIWGAIGAVFGSWMNERAIVYRRLNRIPVSWGTAVNVQAMVFGNLGDNCATGVAFTRDPATGEKSFYGEFLINAQGEDVVAGTRTPQQVTLKSSQGWAEAHNISEDERKSAYPSLEERMPGPCKELIAIADRLEAHYRDMMDIEFTIQDGKLWMLQCRVGKRTGLAAIRIAVEMVREGLIAREEAIERVDPPMLNQLLRPVFDPSVLAGSTPIARGLNAGPGAATGRVVFHASDAVEWAKRGDEVILVRIETSPEDIRGMNAAQGILTQRGGMTSHAALVARQMGKVCVVGCGELNIDYARQEMCVQGQPVHQGDWISISGSTGDLYVGRIPTKPSEVLQVLLDKSLAPEESASYQLYRSLLDWADEFRQLRVRTNADQPDQAANGVAFGAEGIGLCRTEHMFFEGDRIDIVREMILADTSAERKLALNKLAPMQRSDFEGIFRAMADRPVTIRLLDPPLHEFLPHGPQATEDLAQRIGMSPEKVHLKAASLAESNPMLGHRGCRLGILYPEITEMQARAIFEAAANVQKEGVGVLPEVMIPLVMSLGEFHLQAEIVRRVADEVMKETGQVINYLVGTMIELPRAALVAGEISKEAEFFSFGTNDLTQTTMGLSRDDSGKFLPYYVAQHILPEDPFESLDQVGVGQLVRMATEQGRESRPKLKVGICGEHGGDPHSVHFFHGIGLDYVSCSPFRVPVARLAAAQAALREAKAKG
- a CDS encoding IMPACT family protein, with product MTPNRFRTIAEPGDAQTRVLGSRFLGTAVKVNNAVETARFIEEAKRRYHDATHWCFAVRHGVGNEQVEKSSDAGEPRGTAGVPILREIQNRDLTNCLVVVTRYFGGTKLGTGNLARAYAECAALALDTAGWVEEEITSRIHIECDYDDQSIVYHVARRFRAVVEPCSSSMRVCLLLHLPPDAVPAATAALQEESRGRILVREP
- a CDS encoding hemolysin family protein; its protein translation is MDAATALILAFVLSAYYSGMETAFTSFDRILITGWIRRRRIGARVARFLGAHPARFLSTALIGTNISNVALTTLVVVLVEASDIHTAWVVVATPFAILIFAELLPKMFGYSLANLAVRWTSLPLLVSYYIFAPFRALYAPVTRPLAGRGTPGGTPWKRQDLDQILVGAEAEGAVSPEEGALLTRYLDARELKVRQIMTPRTQLVAVSRDTPPDEVRELFRTTRYNVIPVYDGDLDHVIGYVSAKQFLEPSQSLDDLIRPLHAVPESKRIVELLHEFKTEHRQAALVIDEHGGTDGFVTLKDILEELIGSVAERIDPSQPVIKRIAIGKYLVSGSAYLDDIEQISGWKPPKTEAITLSGLLSEVLGRIANVAEEIEFDKVMIRVIRRTPRRVEACLFKIKQEPSPEAEDRG